A single Lolium perenne isolate Kyuss_39 chromosome 6, Kyuss_2.0, whole genome shotgun sequence DNA region contains:
- the LOC127309451 gene encoding uncharacterized protein — protein sequence MAGGKVYSFEEVRKHNTLEDCWLIIHGKVYDVTPFMAEHPGGEDVLLVSTGKDATVDFEDAHTEAARELLPQYCIGEIDAATITAELAQPSKKAWATKPKAGPTSLWITLLQLAAPLLLVAFALQNYTSITTEY from the exons ATGGCGGGAGGGAAGGTGTACTCGTTCGAAGAGGTGCGGAAGCACAACACCCTGGAGGATTGCTGGCTCATCATCCACGGCAAG GTGTACGACGTGACGCCGTTCATGGCGGAGCACCCCGGCGGCGAGGACGTGTTGCTGGTGAGCACCG GCAAGGACGCGACGGTCGATTTCGAGGACGCACACACCGAGGCGGCCAGGGAGCTGCTGCCGCAGTACTGCATCGGGGAGATCGACGCCGCGACCATCACCGCCGAGCTCGCCCAACCCTCCAAGAAGGCATGGGCTACCAAGCCGAAAGCGGGCCCCACGAGCCTCTGGATCACGCTGCTGCAGCTCGCCGCGCCTCTCCTGCTGGTGGCCTTCGCGCTCCAAAACTACACCAGCATCACTACAGAGTACTAG